The Salinivibrio kushneri genomic interval GTGTGCGCTTTTATGATATTCATGATAGCCAAGGCACCCTGCGCGGCAGCTTCTATCTTGACCTGTACGCACGTGAAAACAAACGTGGTGGCGCATGGATGGATGAATGTCGTGTCCGTCGCCGCAAAGCGAACGGCGAGCTTCAAACGCCAGTCGCGTATCTAACCTGTAACTTTAATCCGCCAGTGGGCGATGATCCGGCGCTGTTTACCCATGACGAAGTGGTCACCTTGTTCCACGAATTTGGCCATGGCATTCACCACATGCTGACGCAAGTCGACGTGGCGGATGTGTCGGGGATCAATGGCGTCCCTTGGGATGCGGTTGAGCTACCAAGCCAGTTTTTAGAAAACTGGTGCTGGGAGCAAGACGCACTGAGCTTTATCTCGGGGCATTATCAAACCGGGGAAGCCTTACCGGAAGATATGTTGGAAAAAATGCTGGCGGCGAAAAACTTTAACTCGGCGATGGGGATGTTGCGCCAGCTCGAATTTAGTTTATTCGACTTCCGTTTATTCAGCGAGTTTGACCCAGAGGTGGGCCCTCGGATTATGGAAACGCTCAGTGCGGTGCGTGAGAAGGTCTCTGTCGTGCCAACCCCGGAGTGGAACCGTTTCCCACACGCCTTTGGGCATATTTTTGCTGGTGGCTACAGCGCAGGCTACTACAGCTATAAATGGGCTGAGGTGTTGTCGAGCGATGCTTACTCGCGCTTTGAAGAAGAAGGGATCTTTAACCGCGACACCGGCGAGGACTTCCTGAATCATATTCTTAGTCGTGGTGGCAGTGAAGCACCGAAAGACTTGTTTGTACGCTTTAGAGGGCGTGAACCAAGCCCTGACGCCTTACTGCGTCATAGCGGGATCACCACAGCGTAGTGTTGTCAGCGCTTCCATAAAAAAGCCCGCATCACCACTGGTGCGGGCTTTTTATTCACCGATGGGATTAGACGCGACGCTCGTCAGTGAGCACTACCAGGGGTAATCCAAGGCTTGATTGGCGCAGGGCTTCTTGTTCTAGCTCTGCGCGGAGCAAGGGGCTGGCCTCGAGCAGTGTGGTATCCAAGTGGAGGGTCAGGGCATCCTCCTCGGCGGTGAGCGCTATCATCGGTCGGACGCGGCTATCACGGCGATGGCATAAGATCACCGCAATTCGCAGTAGGCGCAACAGACGATTGGCGCTGGTGGTGGATAGCGCGTGCTGGCCATCAATCAACACCAATTGCTCTCGGTAGTAGCGGAGCAAGGTGGCGACTAATTGCTTCTGTGCTCGGGTGAAGCCGGGCAGGTCGAGATGGGTGATTAAATACGCGGCATGATCACCATCTTGCTTAAAGCCAATGCTTAAGCCAATCTCATGCACGCAGGCGGCGGCATGGAGCAAGCTTTTTGCTTCGGACTCTGGTACCCAGGATGTAGGACACTGGCTGAGCAGCTCGAGAGCGGTATCGGCGACATTAATACCGTGGGCTTCATCCAGCTGATAGCGGGATTGAATGCTGGCGATGGTACGGGCGCGAATATCACTGTGGCGCATCGCGGTCATCATTTCATAAACCAACCCCTCGCGCAGAGCCCCACCCGCTAAGGTCATGCGTGTCACCTCTAAGCACTCGAAAATAGCGATCAGTATTGATAAACCGCTGGGAAAGACCAGTGCACGCTCTAAGGTCAAGCCTTCGATGTCCAGCGCGTCCATTTGCCCACAGGCAATGGCTTGATCGCGTAGCCGGTGAAGTTTCTCTAGCGTGATCACTTCATCCATGCCTTGGGTGACCATGATCTCTTGCAGTGCTTGCACGGTACCGCTGGCACCGACGCAGCAATCCCAACCGAGCGCACCATATTGCTCTATCAGCGGGGCTAATTCGGCTTTGGCGCCAGCAATCGCAGTATCGAAGGCGGATTGATTGAGCACCCGATCGGCAAAATAGTCTTCTAAAAAGGTGACACAGCCCATGTTGAGGCTTTGTAGCACGGTCGGCTCAAACTGCTCACCGATGATAAGCTCGGTGCTGGCACCACCGATATCGACCACCAAGCGCTTGCCTGCTCCGCCAGAGGTATGCGCCACCCCTTGATAAATAGTACGCGCCTCTTCTTCCCCGGAGATGATTTCAATCGGATGGCCAAGCAGGGTGTTGGCTTTCGCTAAAAACGCGTCGGCGTTACTGGCGCGGCGCAGGGCCGCGGTGGCGACGACACGAATGTTGTCTGCGTTGAAGTCTTGTAAACGCTCGGCGAACAAAGCTAAGCAATCCCAGCCACGCTGCATGGCTTCGTCGCTCAGCTGTTGTTGGTTGTCCATGCCAGCGGCAAGACGAACTTTTCGCTTAATTTTCGCGAGCGTTTGCACGCTACCCGCCACTTGGCGCACCACCAGCATATGAAAGCTGTTGGAGCCTAAATCAATCGCGGCGTACAGCGACGGGGTCGATGTGGGATGTCCGTGACCACTCATGATGCGCTCTGACCTATCTGTCGTGAAACCTTATGCCGACTTTTGTGGACGACGACGTTGGCGGTTACGGTTGTTTCCGCCCCCTTTATTGTTGTTACTGCGACGCTGCGTATTGGGACGCTTCGCCATTTTCTTAGGCGGTGGCAAATCTTTTAGCAGTGCACTGCGGTCGAACTCGCTAACCGGGATGCTGTGTTCGATGTACTCTTCGATCGCGGGCAGGTTTACCGCATAGTCTTCACAGGCAAAGCTAATGGAGCTGCCACTGGCACCCGCGCGCCCAGTACGGCCAATACGATGGACATAGTCTTGCGCGTCGTCTGGCAGATCATAATTAAACACATGGGTCACTTGCGGAATATGCAGCCCGCGCGCCGCGACATCGGTCGCTACTAGCAGATCCAACTCGCCATTAGTAAATTGCTCGAGGATTTTCACCCGTTTTTTCTGAGGAACGTCCCCGGTGAGCAAACCCACACGATGGTTATCGGCGGCTAAATGGGCCCAAATTGACTCGCAGCGATGCTTGGTGTTGGCAAAAATGATCGCGCGTTCAGGCCAGTCTTCTTCAATCAAGGTTTGCAGCAGCGGCATCTTTTCTTTGTTTGATGGCTGGAACAACTCTTCTTTGATGCGATGGCCAGTAATTTGCTCTGGCTCCACCACCACATGCTCTGGGTTGGTCATATGCTCGAAGGCCAGCTCTTGAACACGATACGACAAGGTCGCCGAAAACAGCATGTTCAAGCGTTGAGCGGGGGCGGGCATGCGGTTAAACAAAAAGCGAATGTCTTTGATAAAACCGAGATCAAACATACGATCAGCTTCATCGAGGACCACGGCTTGAATGCCATGCAAATCAATCACTTTCTTTTTGTAAAAATCAATGATTCGACCGCAAGTTCCGATTAAAATATCAACGCCTTGCTCAAGGGTCTGTTGCTGTTTGTCATAACCTTCGCCACCATAGGCGAGGCCTGCGCTGATCGACGTATTGGCTAGCAGCGGCTCAGCATCGTTATAGATCTGAATCGCTAATTCACGCGTAGGGGCTAATATGATGGCGCGCGGTTGATTCTTTTTACGCGATGCAGGGGCATCGGTGGTAAGGAGGTGATGAAATGTCGCAGCCAGGAACGCCAGGGTTTTGCCTGTCCCTGTTTGCGCCTGCCCTGCAATGTCTTGGCCGGTGAGCAGGACCGGCAATGCCAAGGCTTGGATAGGGGTACATTGAGTAAACCCTTTGGCCTCCAAGCTTTTAAGAACATCGGCGTGCAAGCCGAGCTCGGCAAATTTCTGCTCTGTGATATGCGTCATTTTCATCCGGATAGAATATCAGCTTAGGCTTGCAATACGGAAGCGAATCCAGTCAAATAGTCCCATAATTTACTGGTCGCAATTTAGCCAGTAACAAAAACATGTATTGGAGTAGAAGATGAGCGACAAAATTATGCAGCTAACCGACGACAGCTTTGAAGCAGACGTTCTTAAAGCTGCAGGGCCTGTGTTGGTAGATTTTTGGGCAGAATGGTGTGGACCTTGCAAAATGATCGCGCCAATTCTGGACGAAATTGCTGAAGAATACGCAGGTAAAGTCACCATCGGAAAACTGAACATCGACCAGAACGCAGGTACACCGCCTAAGTTCGGCATCCGTGGTATCCCAACTCTGCTATTGTTTAAAGATGGCAGTGTAGCAGCAACCAAGGTTGGTGCAGTGTCAAAAACTCAGTTGAAAGAGTTTCTTGACGCCAACCTGTAATGCTAAAGTAACCGCCGCTGCCTCTCAGCGGCGGTTGTTTTTCTGCTAACTAGACGATACCCCATTTAGGTGCTACCTTATTGCACGGAATTTGTACTTCTGTTCATCTCTCGAACATACCACTGGTCTCGACACGCTAACTAATTTCAGACCTCAATTTTGACAAACAAGACACTCACCACTATGAATCTTACCGAACTGAAGACTCAACCCGTCTCGACGCTGGTTGCGCTTGGCGAAAGCATGGGACTTGAAAACCTGGCTCGCTTGCGTAAGCAGGACATCATTTTCTCGATCCTCAAACAGCACGCAAAAAGCGGTGAAGATATTTTCGGCAATGGCGTACTGGAAATTCTTCAAGACGGGTTTGGCTTCTTGCGCAGCGCAGACAGCTCGTATTTGGCCGGCCCAGATGACATCTATGTGTCGCCAAGCCAAATTCGCCGCTTTAACCTGCGCACAGGCGATACCATCGCGGGTAAAATTCGTCCCCCGAAAGACGGCGAGCGCTACTTCGCGCTATTGAAAGTTAACCAAGTTAACAGCGACAAACCAGACAACGCCCGCAGTAAAATCCTCTTCGAAAACTTAACGCCTTTGCACGCCAGCGAACGTATGGTGATGGAGCGCGGAAACGGCTCTACCGAAGACATCACTGCCCGTGTACTGGATTTAGCTTCGCCGATTGGTAAAGGCCAGCGCGGCTTGATTGTGGCACCGCCCAAAGCGGGTAAAACCATGCTGCTGCAAAACATTGCGCAAAGCATCGCGTTTAACCAGCCAGATTGTGAATTGATGGTGCTGTTGATTGACGAGCGTCCGGAAGAAGTGACCGAAATGCAGCGCCTAGTACAAGGCGAAGTGGTTGCCTCAACCTTTGACGAGCCGGCGAACCGCCACGTGCAAGTCGCCGAAATGGTGATTGAAAAAGCCAAGCGTTTGGTGGAGCACAAAAAAGACGTGGTTATCTTGCTCGACTCGATCACGCGTCTGGCGCGTGCTTACAACACGGTTGTGCCATCATCAGGCAAAGTATTGACTGGTGGTGTTGATGCCAACGCTCTTCATCGTCCCAAGCGTTTCTTTGGTGCAGCGCGGAATGTAGAAGAAGGCGGCAGCCTGACCATCATTGCCACGGCGCTGGTAGACACGGGCTCGAAGATGGATGAAGTGATCTACGAAGAGTTTAAAGGCACGGGTAATATGGAACTGCACCTATCCCGTAAGATTGCTGAAAAACGTGTTTTCCCTGCCATTGATTTCACCCGCTCTGGTACCCGCCGTGAAGAGTTACTGACCAAGCCCGATGAGCTACAAAAAATGTGGATTCTGCGCAAAATAGTGCATCCAATGGGTGAGCTGGAAGGCATGGAATTCTTGATTGGTAAATTGGCGATGTCCAAGACCAATAATGAGTTCTTTGATGCGATGCGTCGGCAAAACTCGTAACGTATGACGTAATAATGTTAAGCACTGCGCATTCGCAGTGCTTTTTTATTGCCCAGTTGATACTGAGCTCACACAATCATTGTCACCAAGGAAAGGTGGCGCAGGACGCGTGGCACCGAAGATAGGATTGCAACGGATGGCAAGACGTTTTCGCATCAAGCTAGTCGGGATATGCCTAGGGATAGTGGGCTTTGTTTCCCCCACTGTTTTGGCATCCAACGCGCCAGCGGCCGATGGGCAAATCGTGGCGCAGCCTTTTATTGAGCAAGTGTTAGATAAAGCGAGTACGGCGGATGCGATGCGTACTGCCTTTACCCTCCAAGCCAAGGGCGATATCAATGCGCTTGAGTCACACATTCGCCAGCTTCCTCCTCTGACGCGTGAGGCAATCTTGTATCGGCTGCTCTCCTCACCATTGCGGCTTGATAACGACAAGTGGCGCGAGTATCTCGTGACCTTAAGTCAGCAGCAGCCACACTTTCTGTTACGTCACCAACAAGACGGCTATTGGGTGACCACGCCCGCATTCCACTACGCCGCCGCGGCGCGCAAGCAGCTTAATCGCTATCGTCAGCAGCAATTAACCCAAGAGCTAGGCATGCTATTAAGCTATCGCCAGCTAGTCATTGCTGATTGGGTTCACCCCGACCAACCCGATTATCGCCAACGTCGTGATGCCTTGGTAACCATGATCGCCGACTATGACGGTGATGGTTTAGCGTACTTAGCCGATCAGTACCTCAATGACCCGACCCTAATGTGGATGCCCGACAATGCTATTTTGGCGGCGTTGGCACAAGCCACTGAGCGTTCTGCGCTGTATGAGCGATTGTGGCGCCGAGGCACCGATCAGTATAGCCTTGCGGCCTTGCACGCGCTGCGTGAGCGGGGAACTGATCCCTTTGCACTGCGGCAAATGATGGCGGCGGCTGACA includes:
- the gppA gene encoding guanosine-5'-triphosphate,3'-diphosphate diphosphatase, which translates into the protein MSGHGHPTSTPSLYAAIDLGSNSFHMLVVRQVAGSVQTLAKIKRKVRLAAGMDNQQQLSDEAMQRGWDCLALFAERLQDFNADNIRVVATAALRRASNADAFLAKANTLLGHPIEIISGEEEARTIYQGVAHTSGGAGKRLVVDIGGASTELIIGEQFEPTVLQSLNMGCVTFLEDYFADRVLNQSAFDTAIAGAKAELAPLIEQYGALGWDCCVGASGTVQALQEIMVTQGMDEVITLEKLHRLRDQAIACGQMDALDIEGLTLERALVFPSGLSILIAIFECLEVTRMTLAGGALREGLVYEMMTAMRHSDIRARTIASIQSRYQLDEAHGINVADTALELLSQCPTSWVPESEAKSLLHAAACVHEIGLSIGFKQDGDHAAYLITHLDLPGFTRAQKQLVATLLRYYREQLVLIDGQHALSTTSANRLLRLLRIAVILCHRRDSRVRPMIALTAEEDALTLHLDTTLLEASPLLRAELEQEALRQSSLGLPLVVLTDERRV
- the rhlB gene encoding ATP-dependent RNA helicase RhlB, with product MKMTHITEQKFAELGLHADVLKSLEAKGFTQCTPIQALALPVLLTGQDIAGQAQTGTGKTLAFLAATFHHLLTTDAPASRKKNQPRAIILAPTRELAIQIYNDAEPLLANTSISAGLAYGGEGYDKQQQTLEQGVDILIGTCGRIIDFYKKKVIDLHGIQAVVLDEADRMFDLGFIKDIRFLFNRMPAPAQRLNMLFSATLSYRVQELAFEHMTNPEHVVVEPEQITGHRIKEELFQPSNKEKMPLLQTLIEEDWPERAIIFANTKHRCESIWAHLAADNHRVGLLTGDVPQKKRVKILEQFTNGELDLLVATDVAARGLHIPQVTHVFNYDLPDDAQDYVHRIGRTGRAGASGSSISFACEDYAVNLPAIEEYIEHSIPVSEFDRSALLKDLPPPKKMAKRPNTQRRSNNNKGGGNNRNRQRRRPQKSA
- the trxA gene encoding thioredoxin TrxA; translation: MSDKIMQLTDDSFEADVLKAAGPVLVDFWAEWCGPCKMIAPILDEIAEEYAGKVTIGKLNIDQNAGTPPKFGIRGIPTLLLFKDGSVAATKVGAVSKTQLKEFLDANL
- the rho gene encoding transcription termination factor Rho; this translates as MNLTELKTQPVSTLVALGESMGLENLARLRKQDIIFSILKQHAKSGEDIFGNGVLEILQDGFGFLRSADSSYLAGPDDIYVSPSQIRRFNLRTGDTIAGKIRPPKDGERYFALLKVNQVNSDKPDNARSKILFENLTPLHASERMVMERGNGSTEDITARVLDLASPIGKGQRGLIVAPPKAGKTMLLQNIAQSIAFNQPDCELMVLLIDERPEEVTEMQRLVQGEVVASTFDEPANRHVQVAEMVIEKAKRLVEHKKDVVILLDSITRLARAYNTVVPSSGKVLTGGVDANALHRPKRFFGAARNVEEGGSLTIIATALVDTGSKMDEVIYEEFKGTGNMELHLSRKIAEKRVFPAIDFTRSGTRREELLTKPDELQKMWILRKIVHPMGELEGMEFLIGKLAMSKTNNEFFDAMRRQNS